Proteins co-encoded in one Bremerella sp. TYQ1 genomic window:
- a CDS encoding glycosyltransferase has translation MLPLVPFLKYGLGSKVVFDVHEYFSQMPGFFGTIAKLYYRLFYPLLDGAVGVCRDVLPSEKVPYKIVPNYQRSEVFQSDETPSDLLTIIYFGSLDTHDRDVELMINIAWLLLRAYPTIGFQIAGKLRGPKSEHYDAQLTELSQEFGCRFEWLHEIPQGEVFERTARADIGIWFLKEEVPNASPNKIFQYLAAGLGIVATDGFSIAERVRETGSGITVPAGISAEDLVKRMEGLLGNQKELKTMKKASSALGIEYTWESVATNYIELYRELGVILEPSINSR, from the coding sequence TTGCTTCCTCTTGTACCGTTCCTAAAGTACGGGCTTGGCTCGAAAGTCGTGTTTGACGTTCACGAATACTTCTCACAAATGCCCGGCTTCTTTGGAACGATTGCCAAGCTTTACTACCGACTTTTCTATCCGCTTTTAGACGGCGCAGTGGGCGTTTGCCGAGATGTCCTTCCATCAGAGAAAGTGCCTTACAAGATCGTTCCGAACTATCAGCGATCCGAGGTATTCCAATCCGACGAAACCCCTAGCGACCTCTTAACGATCATCTATTTTGGCAGTCTCGACACGCATGATCGTGATGTCGAGCTAATGATCAACATTGCTTGGCTCTTGCTTCGTGCCTATCCAACGATCGGTTTCCAAATCGCAGGCAAATTGCGAGGACCCAAGTCGGAACATTACGATGCTCAACTCACGGAGCTATCGCAAGAGTTTGGTTGTCGATTCGAATGGCTTCATGAGATCCCTCAAGGCGAAGTTTTCGAGAGAACGGCGAGAGCTGACATCGGCATCTGGTTCCTCAAAGAAGAAGTCCCAAATGCCAGTCCCAATAAGATTTTCCAATACCTTGCTGCTGGGCTTGGCATCGTTGCGACGGACGGTTTTTCCATTGCGGAAAGAGTTCGCGAAACAGGATCTGGAATTACTGTCCCAGCCGGGATCTCTGCGGAAGATTTGGTCAAGCGAATGGAAGGTCTGTTAGGCAATCAAAAAGAACTGAAAACCATGAAGAAGGCCAGTTCAGCTCTGGGCATCGAGTATACCTGGGAATCGGTCGCGACAAACTATATTGAACTTTATCGAGAACTGGGCGTGATTTTAGAGCCATCCATCAATTCTCGATAA
- a CDS encoding glycosyltransferase family 1 protein, translating to MKIGIAALLIHPKRQGGPETYARRLLEGLQRVDRRNQYVVFVASGSDFKPEADNFRVQFVPAPVANPYLRVAWDHTFFSRYLMQHDLDLTHFLGSILPRNYRRDSVVTIHDTLRFQVPKASPYLLARYYDWNHDLIRHRETPVISVSHADCAVMAENCQISTDRMYVTPLGVDERFLQLKEADNEKSGIVWIGKNYVHKNVRTLIEAYALLNKRRRAPRLRLIGLSDAEVNQVRKWCLESEIPDEQVSLEGPVQHDEVPGILRSAELLCFPSIYESFGLPVIEAMASGTAVVCSSLPCFRELFGSHVEYCEPTSAQQYADAMERLLVDKDFRKMREKAGLHHAANFTWDACAKKTVEVYEAIGERSTSNG from the coding sequence ATGAAAATTGGTATCGCGGCGCTGCTGATCCACCCAAAGCGTCAAGGGGGACCTGAGACATACGCCCGTCGATTACTAGAGGGACTGCAGCGAGTTGATCGACGGAACCAATACGTGGTTTTTGTGGCAAGCGGTTCCGATTTCAAACCGGAGGCTGACAACTTTCGAGTGCAGTTTGTTCCAGCGCCGGTTGCGAATCCCTATCTGAGGGTGGCCTGGGATCATACATTTTTCAGTCGGTATTTGATGCAGCATGATCTCGACCTTACGCATTTCCTGGGATCGATTCTGCCACGCAATTATCGAAGGGACTCCGTAGTCACGATTCATGACACTCTGAGGTTTCAGGTTCCCAAGGCCTCGCCATATTTGTTGGCTCGCTATTACGACTGGAATCATGACTTAATTCGACACCGCGAAACGCCTGTCATTTCTGTGTCGCACGCGGACTGCGCTGTGATGGCAGAGAACTGTCAAATAAGTACCGACCGGATGTACGTTACACCCTTGGGCGTGGATGAGCGGTTTCTTCAGCTTAAAGAAGCGGATAACGAAAAGTCCGGAATTGTGTGGATTGGAAAGAACTACGTCCATAAAAACGTGCGGACATTGATCGAGGCGTATGCGTTATTGAACAAACGACGAAGGGCACCTCGGCTTCGTTTAATTGGCCTTTCTGATGCCGAAGTGAATCAAGTGAGGAAATGGTGCCTCGAGTCTGAGATTCCTGACGAGCAGGTAAGCCTGGAGGGACCGGTTCAGCATGATGAAGTTCCTGGCATTCTTCGAAGTGCTGAGTTGCTATGTTTCCCTTCGATTTATGAAAGCTTTGGGTTGCCTGTGATCGAGGCAATGGCAAGCGGCACTGCTGTGGTGTGCAGCTCGCTGCCATGCTTTCGAGAGTTGTTTGGGAGTCACGTGGAATACTGCGAACCAACGTCAGCGCAACAATACGCGGACGCTATGGAGCGGCTGCTTGTCGACAAAGATTTCCGCAAGATGCGAGAAAAGGCTGGCTTGCATCACGCGGCAAATTTCACTTGGGACGCGTGTGCGAAGAAAACTGTCGAAGTTTACGAGGCAATTGGAGAGCGAAGTACAAGCAACGGGTGA
- a CDS encoding DegT/DnrJ/EryC1/StrS aminotransferase family protein — protein sequence MSTLRVDSKAEAKNESEHGIPLLDLSYQHAFLRDEFLTAFNRVLDSDQFILGQEVTEFENLISNYCGVTHAIGVSSGTDAILVALMAEEIGPGDEVIAPAYSFIATGSAITRVGATPVFVDICPKTFNIDPNRIEQAITERTKAIVPVHLYGQSADMTSIMKIAREHDLTVIEDAAQAMGADHDSRRVGAHGDYGCFSFFPSKNLGGIGDGGLVTTSDETKADRVRAIRTHGAHRKYFHEYLGGNFRLDSVQAAILKVKLSHLDAWTEQRQAIATSYRRYFEEAGPVLQDKVALPGEASNCKHVYNQFVIRAENRDALRASLQTAQIQTGIYYPLPLDRQPCFFGKCRAEPCDVSWQASQETLALPIYPGLSERKVERIVRKISRFYQ from the coding sequence ATGAGCACACTGCGGGTCGATTCGAAAGCAGAAGCGAAAAACGAAAGCGAACACGGGATCCCACTGTTGGATCTGTCCTATCAGCATGCTTTTCTTCGTGATGAATTCCTGACCGCTTTCAACAGAGTGCTTGATTCAGACCAGTTCATCTTGGGCCAAGAGGTTACGGAGTTTGAGAATCTTATTTCAAATTATTGCGGCGTAACTCACGCAATCGGTGTTTCCTCAGGCACCGATGCGATCTTAGTTGCATTGATGGCTGAAGAAATCGGGCCTGGCGATGAAGTCATTGCTCCAGCCTACTCTTTCATCGCCACAGGCAGTGCGATTACTCGTGTTGGTGCGACTCCTGTCTTTGTCGACATCTGCCCGAAAACCTTTAATATCGATCCCAACCGTATCGAGCAAGCAATCACCGAACGCACGAAAGCGATCGTGCCTGTCCATCTTTATGGACAATCCGCAGATATGACATCCATCATGAAGATCGCTCGTGAACATGACTTGACGGTCATCGAAGACGCCGCGCAGGCCATGGGAGCAGATCATGATTCACGTCGCGTTGGAGCCCACGGCGACTACGGTTGCTTTAGTTTTTTCCCCTCTAAAAACCTGGGAGGCATCGGGGATGGCGGCCTTGTAACGACGTCAGATGAAACTAAAGCCGATCGAGTTCGAGCAATACGAACTCATGGAGCTCACCGAAAGTACTTTCACGAATACCTTGGAGGTAATTTTCGCCTCGATTCCGTTCAGGCGGCAATCCTGAAAGTCAAACTAAGTCATCTCGATGCATGGACAGAGCAGCGTCAAGCCATCGCGACGAGCTATCGACGTTACTTTGAAGAGGCCGGTCCAGTCCTGCAGGATAAAGTTGCTCTTCCTGGTGAAGCTTCCAATTGCAAACATGTTTACAACCAATTCGTGATTCGTGCCGAGAACCGAGATGCATTGAGAGCTTCCCTGCAAACAGCACAAATTCAAACCGGAATCTACTATCCCCTCCCGTTAGACAGACAGCCGTGCTTTTTCGGAAAGTGCCGAGCCGAACCCTGTGACGTTTCCTGGCAAGCATCTCAGGAAACGCTTGCTCTTCCTATTTACCCTGGCCTCAGTGAACGGAAAGTTGAAAGAATCGTTCGTAAAATCTCGCGATTCTATCAATAG